One window from the genome of Diospyros lotus cultivar Yz01 chromosome 11, ASM1463336v1, whole genome shotgun sequence encodes:
- the LOC127813210 gene encoding probable polygalacturonase, which translates to MLRLVFSILVCFAAISILASREAFADVVTCSGLVPMRYRNDKISITDFGAVGDGRTLNTKAFMEAIYRIEHLRRRGGTLLYIPPGVYLTGSFNLTSHMTLYLARGAVIKATQDAKHWPLIAPLPSYGRGRERPGGRYMSLIHGDGLRDVVITGENGTIDGQGAFWWNMWRQRTLQFTRPNLIELINSRSIIISNVIFKNSPFWNIHPVYCSNVVIRYVTILAPPDSPNTDGIDPDSSHHVCIEDSYISTGDDLVAVKSGWDEYGIAYGIPSHDITIRRITGSSPFSGIAVGSETSGGILDVLAEHITLYNMGVGIHVKTNIGRGGIIRNITVSNVYMENVRKGIKIAGDVGDHPDDKFNPNALPVVKDITIKDVWGENVQQPGSIHGIKNSPFTGICLSNINLGTPPIKTPWQCSDVVGSAVKVSPWPCSELAATHQTCSIPF; encoded by the exons ATGCTCCGACTTGTTTTCTCGATTTTAGTTTGCTTCGCGGCCATTTCGATTTTAGCGAGCCGCGAGGCTTTTGCGGATGTTGTGACTTGCTCTGGATTGGTGCCGATGAGGTATCGGAATGATAAGATATCGATTACAGACTTTGGCGCCGTCGGCGACGGACGGACGCTGAACACGAAAGCGTTTATGGAGGCGATTTATCGGATTGAGCATCTGAGGCGGCGGGGAGGCACGCTTCTGTACATACCTCCTGGGGTGTATTTAACGGGGAGCTTCAACCTTACAAGCCACATGACGCTTTACTTGGCCAGAGGTGCCGTGATCAAAGCTACTCAG GATGCAAAACATTGGCCTTTGATTGCGCCCTTGCCTTCATATGGAAGAGGGAGGGAACGTCCTGGAGGAAGATATATGAGCCTTATCCATGGAGATGGGCTTCGTGATGTGGTCATCACTG GTGAAAATGGAACGATTGATGGCCAGGGAGCTTTCTGGTGGAACATGTGGAGGCAGAGAACCCTCCAATTTACTAGACCAAATCTTATTGAACTTATAAACTCCAGGAGCATTATCATTTCTAATGTCATTTTCAAGAACTCCCCCTTTTGGAACATTCACCCTGTCTATTGCAG CAATGTTGTTATTCGATATGTGACCATACTGGCTCCACCTGACTCTCCTAACACCGATGGAATTGATCCAG ATTCAAGCCACCATGTTTGCATTGAGGACTCGTACATTTCCACGGGCGACGACCTTGTGGCAGTTAAGAGCGGGTGGGACGAGTATGGAATTGCTTATGGCATCCCCAGCCACGACATCACCATCCGGCGGATAACAGGTTCATCCCCGTTTTCCGGCATAGCAGTTGGAAGCGAAACTTCCGGTGGAATACTGGATGTATTGGCTGAGCACATTACCCTCTACAACATGGGAGTCGGCATCCATGTGAAGACCAACATCGGCAGAGGAGGGATCATTAGAAACATTACAGTGTCAAACGTGTACATGGAAAACGTCCGAAAGGGTATCAAGATCGCCGGCGATGTCGGGGACCACCCTGACGACAAGTTCAACCCGAACGCTCTGCCGGTGGTGAAGGACATCACAATTAAAGACGTCTGGGGCGAGAACGTCCAGCAGCCAGGCTCAATTCACGGCATAAAGAATTCCCCTTTCACAGGTATTTGTCTCTCTAACATCAACCTAGGAACACCACCAATAAAAACCCCGTGGCAATGCTCTGATGTTGTTGGCAGCGCCGTCAAGGTCAGCCCTTGGCCATGCTCAGAACTTGCCGCCACTCATCAAACATGTTCAATTCCCTTCTGA